In Massilia antarctica, the following are encoded in one genomic region:
- a CDS encoding molecular chaperone HscC yields MIIGIDLGTTNSLAAVWRDGKAHLVPNALGSFLTPSCVGMDDDGTVLTGEAARARLQTHPHMTAAMFKRYMGSERETQLGARKFRPEELSSMVLRALKEDAEAWLGEPVEEAIITVPAYFSDAQRKATRVAGQLAGLRVERLLNEPTAAALAYGIQDTKRETKFLVFDLGGGTFDVSILELFDGVMEVRATAGDNFLGGEDFVSVVVDAFLSRSGLSKAMDGTELNGTQRQRLRDEAERAKRALSDSATTRMAYHMGGQQYSWELTEDLFVLLCDHLIQRLRTPVERALRDATIKASELDAVVLAGGATRMPLVRKLAARMFGRFPSISLDPDQAVALGAAVQAGLMARDSALSEVVMTDVAPYSLGISVAREIGPNKYEGGHYLPIIERNSTVPVSRVENITTINDYQDELVVHVYQGESRRVSDNVFLGKLNFPIEAKRAGEVSANVRFTYDISGVLEAEITVLPTQEKHTLVITENAGVMTQAEVDKRLAELSELKIHPRDKIENRTLVAQADRLYEQLLGHEREYLAQHIAAFTAVLNTQQPSALRGARETLTRVMRDLGGSSFL; encoded by the coding sequence ATGATTATCGGCATCGACTTGGGCACGACCAATAGTCTCGCGGCGGTGTGGCGCGACGGCAAGGCGCATCTCGTCCCGAACGCACTGGGCAGCTTTCTCACGCCTTCCTGCGTCGGCATGGATGACGACGGCACGGTGCTGACCGGGGAAGCGGCGCGCGCGCGGCTGCAAACCCATCCGCACATGACGGCGGCCATGTTCAAGCGCTACATGGGCAGCGAACGCGAAACCCAGCTCGGGGCGCGCAAGTTCCGCCCCGAGGAACTGTCGTCGATGGTGCTGCGCGCGCTCAAGGAAGATGCCGAAGCCTGGCTGGGCGAGCCGGTCGAGGAAGCCATCATCACCGTGCCCGCCTATTTCAGTGATGCCCAGCGCAAGGCGACCCGGGTGGCCGGACAGCTGGCCGGGCTGCGCGTCGAGCGCCTGCTCAACGAACCGACCGCCGCGGCGCTGGCCTACGGCATCCAGGATACCAAGCGCGAAACCAAATTCCTCGTGTTCGATCTGGGCGGCGGCACCTTCGACGTCTCCATCCTCGAACTGTTCGACGGCGTGATGGAAGTGCGCGCAACCGCCGGCGACAACTTCCTCGGCGGTGAGGATTTTGTCAGCGTGGTGGTGGACGCCTTCCTCTCGCGCAGCGGGCTGTCCAAGGCCATGGACGGCACTGAGTTGAACGGCACCCAGCGCCAGCGCCTGCGCGACGAAGCCGAACGCGCCAAGCGCGCCCTGTCGGACAGCGCCACCACGCGCATGGCCTACCACATGGGCGGCCAGCAATACAGCTGGGAGCTGACCGAGGACTTGTTCGTGCTGCTGTGCGACCACCTGATCCAGCGCCTGCGTACTCCGGTCGAACGCGCGCTGCGCGACGCCACCATCAAGGCATCCGAACTCGATGCGGTGGTGCTGGCCGGGGGCGCCACCCGCATGCCGCTGGTGCGCAAGCTGGCCGCGCGCATGTTCGGCCGCTTCCCGTCGATCAGTCTCGATCCCGATCAGGCGGTCGCCCTCGGCGCCGCGGTGCAGGCGGGCCTGATGGCGCGCGATTCGGCTTTGAGCGAAGTGGTGATGACCGACGTGGCGCCCTACTCGCTCGGCATTTCGGTGGCGCGCGAAATCGGCCCGAACAAATACGAGGGGGGCCACTACCTGCCGATCATCGAGCGCAATTCGACGGTGCCGGTCTCGCGCGTGGAAAATATCACCACCATCAACGACTACCAGGACGAACTGGTGGTGCATGTATACCAGGGCGAGTCGCGCCGGGTGTCGGACAACGTCTTCCTCGGCAAGCTCAATTTCCCGATCGAGGCGAAACGGGCGGGCGAAGTGAGTGCCAACGTGCGCTTCACCTACGATATCAGCGGTGTGCTCGAAGCGGAAATCACGGTCCTGCCGACCCAGGAAAAGCACACCCTGGTCATCACCGAAAACGCCGGCGTGATGACCCAGGCCGAAGTCGACAAGCGCCTGGCCGAACTGAGCGAACTGAAAATCCACCCGCGCGACAAGATCGAAAACCGTACCCTGGTGGCCCAGGCCGACCGCCTGTACGAGCAGTTGCTGGGTCACGAACGCGAATACCTGGCGCAGCACATCGCGGCCTTCACGGCGGTGCTCAATACGCAGCAGCCGTCGGCCCTGCGCGGCGCCCGCGAGACGCTCACGCGGGTCATGCGCGACCTTGGCGGGAGTTCCTTCCTATGA